In Lentimicrobium sp. L6, the sequence GCATGGCCGGAATCAACCCTAGCGAATTAACAGAGCTTCGTACTTTGGGAGAAATCGTGAGTTATGTGGCACCTAAAGGTGCTACAGCGGTTGCTATTGAAGGTGTGAATACAACAGCTGCTCCGGTAATTGAAACACCTGCTCCAGTTCAAGCAGTAACTGAAGAAACTCCTCAAGCTAGCAATACTGATACCACTCAACTTGAAAAGATGCTTTTAGAGGTTGTGAGCGAAAAAACAGGTTATCCTGCAGAGATGCTAGAGATGAACATGGATATGGAAGCTGATTTAGGAATTGATTCTATCAAACGTGTGGAGATATTTGGTGCTTTAACCAAACAATATCCTAGCATGGCCGGAATCAACCCTAGCGAATTAACAGAGCTTCGTACTTTGGGAGAAATTGTTAATTATGTGGCGCCAAAAGGTGCCGCTACGCCTACCACAGCAGCAACGCTTGCCAATAATGCAGCAGTTGCCAATAAAATAGTGAATACAACCGCTACTCTGGTCAACGAAACTGCAGCTCCTGTTCAGTCAACCATTGAAGTAGAAGTACAAGAGAACGATAGCTATGTTGACAATACACAACTTGAAAAAATGTTATTGACAGTTGTTAGCGAAAAGACTGGTTATCCAGCAGAGATGTTGGAGATGAACATGGATATGGAAGCTGATTTAGGTATTGATTCTATCAAACGTGTGGAGATATTTGGTGCCTTAACCAAACAATATCCTGATATGTCTGATATCAACCCCAGTGAATTAACAGAGCTTCGTACTTTGGGAGAGATTGTGGATTACGTAAGTACATCTTCTAAAAAAAAAAATCCCCTCAGTATTGCTAAGCCTGTAGCTCAAGATAATAACGAATACATAACAACAGGTAAATTCCATAAGGTGGAGCGCAATAATATTGGTTTAAAATATTTGCCGCAAGCTGACTTTATGGAATTTTCTTTACCTGATACCCACCTGACCTTAGTTACCAATGAGGGTTCTGCCTTGACCTCCTCAGTTGTTAAGCAATTAGAAAACAAAGGTCATCAAGTATTGGTACTTAATCTACCTGGCACCACAATGACTCCTGATACAAGGGCCCTCTCGTTGACTGCTCATACTGATGAAGCCATTAAAAATGCGATTGAGGAAATCCATAGCAAATACGGAAAAATAGGAAGTTTCATTCATCTCCATCCTCATTTCGAATTCCAAAATGGCAATTTCACCCAACACTTTAAAGCAGATAAGGACATTGTTAAAACGGTTTTCTTTTTAGCCAAACACTTACAGCAAGACTTAAATGATTTAGGTCAGACCCAAAGAGCAAATTTCGTGACGGTGAGCCGTTTAGACGGTATATTAGGTCTGGGAAAAAGAGGCAATGTATCTGTTATTGGTGGCGGATTACCTGGTTTAGTGAAATGCTTAAACTTAGAATGGTCTCCGGTAAAATGCCGTGCGGTTGATATACAACCAGAATTGCCAATAGAGAAAATAAGTGCCCAAGTTATTGCAGAACTTCATGATGCCAATAGCGCCATTATTGAAGTAGCCTATTCTGAAGAAGGTCGTAAAACAACAAGTGTTATACCAGACCCAGTTCCCGAAGAACAAAAAATCAAAACCACAATAACTAAAGACTCTGTTTTTCTAGTGAGTGGTGGTGCAAAAGGCGTAACAGCCAATTGCGTGATTGAAATGGCTAAAACCTTCCAATGTAAATTCATATTATTGGGACGTTCTAATTTTAATGTTGAGATTCCTAATTATGCCAAGAATGGCGTTGATGATAGTACTTTGAAAAGAAATATCATGAATGACCTGAAGGAGAAAAGCAAAAAGCCTAGTCTCCCTATTGTTCAAAGCATATTTGGAGATATCGTTGCTAAAAAGGAAATAGACCATACCATTGCTCAAGTTGAGAAGCATGGTGGAAAAGTGGTTTATTTAAAAGGTGATGTCAATAACTTAAAAGCCAGTCAAGCTGAATTAAATAAAATAACAGCTCAGCTAGGCCAGATTACAGGAATTATCCATGGAGCGGGTCGTTTGGCCGATAAGTATATTCAAGATAAAACGGAGGAGGACTTCGAAAATGTGATTTCAGTGAAACTAAATGGTTTATTGAGTCTGCTCAGTGTTGTGGATATCGATAAACTAGACCACTTGGTGATGTTCTCTTCGGTAGCCGGATTTTATGGAAACCTAGGACAATCAGATTATGCCATCGCCAACGAGATTTTAAGTAAAGCAGCTCATCTCTTCAAAACAAACCATCCACACACCCAAGTGTCGGCTATTAACTGGGGCGCATGGGACAGCGGTATGGTGAGTGATGAATTAAAGGTGATGTTTAAAGCGGCCGGCATTAAGTTGGTGAACAGTACAGGCGGTGCTGCCATGATGGTGAATGAGTTCAATACTGAATATGCCCATCAAGCACAAGTCATCATTGGCGGAACCTTACCTGAAGCGGTAAGCCACCATAATGGAGATTTACGCAACTATCGCATTAAACGAAACTTAAAGCTAGCCGATAATCCATTCTTGATGCACCATGTGATACAAGGAAACGCGGTTTTACCAGTGGTTAATGCTGTGGGTTGGATGTCACAAGCTTGCGAAAGTATATATCCTGACTTTAAGGTCTTCCAGATTACAGACACCAAATTATTCAAGGGAATTGTATTTGATGGCCAACAGCCAGAGGATTATGTGATTGAACTCAAAGAAGTGGAAAAAAGCGCTGAAAAGATTGTTTTTGAAGCGACTATCCTTAGTGAAGGAAAAAAACTCCCGACCTATCATTACAGAACGGGAGTAACCTTGATGCATAAGGATAAAGTACCTCAAGCTCCCAAGTTTAACCACACTATCAGCGGAAATTATCCTGCAACTGATGGATCTATATTATATAAAGATGGTTCCCTTTTCCACGATAAGTATTTCCAAGGCATAGAGAAAATCATCGATTGGAACGAGAAGCAAATAGTACTCACCTGTAAAGCACCTGAGGTGCCACTTTCAGAACAAGGACAGTTTGCCATTCAATCCATCAATACATTTTTTGCTGATATTCAATATCAAGGCATGGTGGTTTGGGTTCAGAAATACCAAGATGGCGCTATGAGTTTACCCTTACAAACAAAAACTGCGACACTTTACAAACCTGTTCCTTTTGGAAAAGAGTTGATGGTAAACGTTACTATTCAAGAAGCTAGCGAGTTTAAAATTGTGGCTCTTTGTACGGTTTACGATGAAGACGGAACTGTTTATATGCAAACAGATGGTGCAGCGGTAACCGTATCTAAACAATTGGTTTGGTAGAAAATAAATTAAAAGGGGGATTTGAAAATACAGGATGGGATTTACATCTTCTTATTATCAATTCCCCTATAAAACCTGTTCCGAATTATTTCGGAAGAATTTAGGACCAGTTTAAATCCTCTTAAGAGGTGATTAAACTGGTATAAAAAGAAAATAAATGATAAAAATAGCCATCATAGGAACGTCTGGATTATTTCCAGGATCATCTACCCAAGATGAGTTCTGGAATAATCTGATGCATAAAAAAGACCTGACAGGTATCGCCACAAAAGAGGATTTTGCTGCCGACCCAGAAGCATTCTTTCAAGCCGAAAAAGGAATAGTAGATCGTTGTTACTCCTTACGCGGAGGATTTATTCGTGATTTCAATTTCGATCCAACAGATTATAAATTGCCAGCTGAATTTCTGGCCAAGCAAGACAAATTATATCAATGGTCGCTGCATGTGGCGAAAGAAGCCCTGCGCGAAAGTGGCTACCTAAACAAGGCCGAAATCATGGATAAATGCGGTCTTATTTTAGGAAACCTATCTTTTCCAACAGCCTCCTCACATCAATTATTATCTGATGTATATACCCATACCACTGAAGTAGCCGTCCAGGAATTACTAAAAGACAAAGATTTTAAACTCCATAAAAACGCTGGAGAGAAACCACAAAATGAGGTATTGCAATATACCCCATCAGAAATGGTAAGCGAAGCTCTTGGTCTTGGCGCCACTCATTATTCCATAGATGCAGCTTGTGCTACTTCCTTGTATGCCATCAAATTGGCCTGCGACGAATTACTCACTGGCAAAGCAAATATGATGTTGGCCGGTGCCGTTTGTGCTTCCGATCAACTATTTATTCACATGGGCTTTTCTATTTTCCATGCCTATGCTCCTGCCGATAAAAAGTATGCCCCTTTCGATCAAGGATCAGAAGGATTGGTATCTTCAGAAGGTGCCGGAATGGTAGTGCTCAAGCGTTTGGAAGATGCAGAACGTGATGGAGACAATATCCTAGGAGTGATTGGTGGCATTGGACTTTCCAATGATGGACGTGGTAAGTTTCTATTGGTACCCAATCCAAAAGGTCAGAAACTAGCCTTCGAACGTGCCTACGACAAAAACAGTATTTCTCCTGAGAACACTTCCTATTTAGAATGTCACGCCACAGGAACTCCTCTGGGGGATGTCACAGAGCTAAATTCTATCTCTAATTATTTTACCTCAGAAAAGAATACACCGCTTTTAGGGTCTGTGAAATCCAATATGGGCCACTTACTGACAGCAGCTGGTATGACGGGTTTACTCAAGGTCTTGATGTCCATGCAAAAGAATGTGATTCCACCAAGCATTAATTTGGATAATGCCCTTAGAGCCGACAATGGCTTGATGGGTAAAGAAAATATGGTTTTGGAAACCATACCATGGGATGATACGCAAAAACAAGCAGCCGTGAATTCATTTGGTTTTGGCGGTACAAATGCCCATATGGTGGTTAAGAATTACCAGCAAAATCAAAGCAAACAAGAGGCTAGAAAAGCAACATCTTTGGTTCCTATGTCTATCATTGGAATGGATGCACACTTTGGGGATTGTACCAATCTCAATGATTTTTACGAGACTATATACAAAGGAAAACAACATTTTAATACCCTCCCCAAAAAGCGTTGGAAGGGATTTGAGGAAAATACTTCTTTATTAAAAGAGTATGGCTTTAAGGACGGGAAAGCGCCAAAAGGAGCTTATATTGAGGATTTTGAAATTGACTTATTACGTTATAAAATCCAACCTAAAGAAGCAGAGACTTTAGAGCCACAACAAGCCCTGATTCTAAAAATAGCCGACAATGCCATTAAAGATGCCAACTTAGATGAAAGTCAAAATGTGGCGGTTTTAATTGCCATGGAATCGGAATTATCTATTCATCATTACTTGGCACGTTGGGATACGGGTTGGCAATTGAAAGAAGCCTTGGAGCAATCCAATATTGAACTTAACGAAGTACAAGAAGCGGAATTAGAGCAGCTGTGTAAGAACGGCCTTTATTATCGTGATGGTGATCAAACACCCAGTCAACACACCAGTTTTGTGGGCAATATCATGGCCAGTAGAATTGCAGCACTTTGGGATTTCACCGGTTCGGCCTTTACGGTTTCTTCTGGCGAAAACTCTGTTTATAAAGCCTTAGAGATTGCACAAAACATGTTATCACTTGGTGAAGTGGATGCGGTGGTCGTTGGAGCAGTTGATTTTTCGGGAGGTTTGGAAAATGTAATACTCCGTAATCAAAAAGACCAAATCAATACCGCTGCTAAGCCAAGTATTTCCATCAACACCAATGATAATGGATGGCTTGTGGGTGAAGGTGCCGGAGCCATTGTATTAAAGAAACAAAGCGATGCCAAAAATGACAGAACTTATGCCATTATCGATGGTATAGGCCAAAGCCAAGCATTAAAAGAGGCTGGATATTTGGAGATGGCCGCCACAGGTATTACAAGTCAGGATAGCAAAGAACAAGCCACACTATTAAAGAATAAACCAACTC encodes:
- a CDS encoding SDR family NAD(P)-dependent oxidoreductase, which produces MAGINPSELTELRTLGEIVSYVAPKGATAVAIEGVNTTAAPVIETPAPVQAVTEETPQASNTDTTQLEKMLLEVVSEKTGYPAEMLEMNMDMEADLGIDSIKRVEIFGALTKQYPSMAGINPSELTELRTLGEIVNYVAPKGAATPTTAATLANNAAVANKIVNTTATLVNETAAPVQSTIEVEVQENDSYVDNTQLEKMLLTVVSEKTGYPAEMLEMNMDMEADLGIDSIKRVEIFGALTKQYPDMSDINPSELTELRTLGEIVDYVSTSSKKKNPLSIAKPVAQDNNEYITTGKFHKVERNNIGLKYLPQADFMEFSLPDTHLTLVTNEGSALTSSVVKQLENKGHQVLVLNLPGTTMTPDTRALSLTAHTDEAIKNAIEEIHSKYGKIGSFIHLHPHFEFQNGNFTQHFKADKDIVKTVFFLAKHLQQDLNDLGQTQRANFVTVSRLDGILGLGKRGNVSVIGGGLPGLVKCLNLEWSPVKCRAVDIQPELPIEKISAQVIAELHDANSAIIEVAYSEEGRKTTSVIPDPVPEEQKIKTTITKDSVFLVSGGAKGVTANCVIEMAKTFQCKFILLGRSNFNVEIPNYAKNGVDDSTLKRNIMNDLKEKSKKPSLPIVQSIFGDIVAKKEIDHTIAQVEKHGGKVVYLKGDVNNLKASQAELNKITAQLGQITGIIHGAGRLADKYIQDKTEEDFENVISVKLNGLLSLLSVVDIDKLDHLVMFSSVAGFYGNLGQSDYAIANEILSKAAHLFKTNHPHTQVSAINWGAWDSGMVSDELKVMFKAAGIKLVNSTGGAAMMVNEFNTEYAHQAQVIIGGTLPEAVSHHNGDLRNYRIKRNLKLADNPFLMHHVIQGNAVLPVVNAVGWMSQACESIYPDFKVFQITDTKLFKGIVFDGQQPEDYVIELKEVEKSAEKIVFEATILSEGKKLPTYHYRTGVTLMHKDKVPQAPKFNHTISGNYPATDGSILYKDGSLFHDKYFQGIEKIIDWNEKQIVLTCKAPEVPLSEQGQFAIQSINTFFADIQYQGMVVWVQKYQDGAMSLPLQTKTATLYKPVPFGKELMVNVTIQEASEFKIVALCTVYDEDGTVYMQTDGAAVTVSKQLVW